A single region of the Phycisphaerae bacterium genome encodes:
- a CDS encoding MFS transporter: protein MCSSASDIVPQSALSYARAGRTESYSLPRVVSISVLTFGCMVPVTMLVAGLKELVGDRFDAHPFWSHAFMSINMIGAILAGPIIGLLADSRYPRRVIATLALGTDAILLSLLSFAPNLTIFMILRFVEGAAHILALSTLMALASRWSGPQRRGQMMGIVGAFMMFGTACGTRLGGVVWMHLHEYTFHVAAMISATMGFLAFLIVAEPPREPTDVRRTGLCGLIREQPRLLVAYLYAFIDRFCVGVVITTFGLFLADVHGMDPSERSRTLVRFLLPFAALVYPAGWLVDRLGRVWTISLGSIGFGILFSMYGLASPAQLSVLMILSGVLSAVMFAPNLTLCADLAPAHQRGSAFTGFNVAGSLGFIFGPLSAGTIYSVAASLTTPAAAYESTFFFTGSLEVLCGLVTLPLLLRLKRQGVTR from the coding sequence ATGTGCAGCAGCGCCAGCGACATCGTACCTCAATCAGCCTTGTCCTATGCCCGCGCGGGCCGCACGGAAAGCTATTCACTTCCGCGCGTGGTGTCGATTTCGGTCCTGACCTTTGGCTGCATGGTGCCCGTCACGATGCTCGTGGCAGGATTGAAGGAACTTGTCGGAGACCGCTTCGACGCGCATCCCTTCTGGTCTCACGCATTCATGTCGATCAACATGATCGGTGCGATCCTTGCTGGCCCGATCATCGGACTGCTGGCGGACAGCCGGTATCCAAGACGAGTGATTGCGACGCTAGCCCTCGGAACAGACGCAATCCTTCTCTCGTTGCTGTCATTCGCGCCAAACCTAACGATCTTCATGATCCTTCGCTTCGTCGAAGGGGCTGCTCACATCCTCGCGTTGAGCACGCTCATGGCACTGGCTTCGCGCTGGAGTGGGCCGCAGCGCCGCGGCCAGATGATGGGGATCGTCGGAGCATTCATGATGTTCGGGACCGCGTGCGGAACCCGATTGGGTGGCGTGGTGTGGATGCACCTGCACGAGTATACCTTCCACGTCGCTGCAATGATCTCCGCAACAATGGGATTTCTCGCATTCCTGATTGTCGCGGAGCCGCCGCGCGAACCGACCGATGTGAGGCGAACCGGACTATGCGGACTGATTCGCGAACAGCCCCGCTTGCTCGTCGCCTATCTGTACGCGTTCATCGATCGATTCTGCGTGGGTGTGGTCATCACCACGTTCGGCCTATTCCTGGCGGACGTCCACGGAATGGATCCGTCGGAGCGCAGCCGAACGCTGGTCAGATTTCTTCTGCCGTTTGCGGCGCTCGTCTATCCTGCGGGATGGCTCGTGGATCGCCTCGGCCGGGTGTGGACGATTTCGCTTGGCTCAATCGGATTTGGTATCCTTTTTTCGATGTATGGACTGGCCAGCCCGGCACAGCTTTCCGTGTTGATGATTCTATCGGGTGTATTGAGTGCCGTGATGTTTGCACCGAACCTGACGCTCTGTGCGGATCTCGCTCCGGCGCATCAGCGCGGATCAGCGTTCACCGGATTCAACGTCGCGGGTTCGCTCGGCTTTATCTTCGGCCCGTTGTCAGCCGGCACGATCTACTCGGTTGCCGCAAGTCTGACGACCCCGGCGGCGGCCTATGAAAGCACATTCTTTTTCACCGGCTCACTCGAAGTGCTTTGCGGACTTGTCACGTTGCCGCTGCTGTTGCGTTTGAAGCGTCAGGGAGTCACACGGTAG
- a CDS encoding chemotaxis response regulator protein-glutamate methylesterase, protein MRSMLKSALTDADNIEVVGTAMNGLDGYEKIKNLKPHVVTLDVEMPGMDGIELLRRIMAESPLPVVMVSTKTQAGARATIDALRIGAVECVAKPLGDKSATLESFRQRVIDAVNSAASSNRTCLGRKCDPIVGAPAVAGYPSDLVVAIGISAGGPATLHEMIPALPKEFPPLVITQHMPAGFTGPFAQRLSEGSKLNVKEAAEGDELRCGCALIAPGDRHLRIKRQGSRLVATLDDGPKVSGFRPSVDVLFESVAATVADHAVGVVMTGMGCDGSVGVRLLKGVGAHTIAQDKETSVVFGMPKAAFETGCIDHVLPLPQIPHGMIAAIREITARVSCLAR, encoded by the coding sequence ATGAGAAGCATGCTGAAAAGCGCGCTCACCGATGCAGACAACATCGAAGTTGTCGGCACGGCAATGAACGGCCTCGACGGCTACGAGAAGATCAAAAACCTCAAACCGCACGTCGTGACTCTTGATGTCGAAATGCCGGGAATGGACGGCATTGAACTGCTCCGGCGAATCATGGCTGAGTCGCCGTTGCCGGTCGTCATGGTCTCCACAAAGACTCAGGCCGGAGCGAGAGCCACGATTGATGCGCTACGTATCGGTGCGGTGGAGTGTGTCGCCAAGCCGCTCGGAGACAAGTCCGCGACGCTGGAATCATTCCGGCAGCGCGTCATCGACGCCGTGAATTCGGCAGCCTCAAGCAATCGTACGTGCCTCGGGCGGAAATGTGATCCGATCGTCGGCGCGCCGGCTGTCGCGGGCTATCCGAGCGATCTCGTGGTTGCAATTGGGATCAGTGCGGGCGGTCCGGCGACATTGCACGAAATGATCCCCGCGTTGCCGAAGGAGTTTCCGCCCCTGGTGATCACACAACATATGCCCGCCGGATTCACGGGACCCTTCGCGCAGCGATTGTCCGAGGGCAGCAAGCTGAATGTGAAAGAGGCGGCTGAAGGTGATGAACTGCGATGCGGCTGCGCACTGATCGCGCCAGGAGATCGGCACCTGCGAATCAAGCGACAGGGGAGCAGGCTCGTCGCGACGCTTGACGACGGACCCAAGGTGTCCGGTTTTCGTCCCTCGGTCGATGTTCTTTTTGAATCGGTCGCTGCGACGGTCGCGGATCACGCTGTCGGAGTGGTCATGACTGGAATGGGCTGCGACGGATCAGTCGGAGTGCGCCTCCTGAAGGGAGTCGGCGCGCACACGATCGCACAAGACAAGGAAACAAGCGTCGTTTTCGGCATGCCCAAGGCGGCATTCGAAACTGGCTGCATCGATCATGTGCTGCCGCTACCACAAATTCCGCACGGCATGATTGCAGCCATTCGCGAGATCACCGCACGGGTAAGCTGTTTGGCGCGATGA
- a CDS encoding response regulator encodes MPTKVLVVDDAAFMRHMIKGILTEIGCEIVAEAVDGQDACEKYAASKPDLVTLDLIMPRKGGLEALKEIRASDPAAKVVIISAIDQRQPLMEALKHGAADYVVKPFEKDRVQEAISRVIAG; translated from the coding sequence GTGCCAACGAAAGTACTGGTTGTGGATGACGCAGCGTTCATGCGGCACATGATCAAAGGCATTCTCACGGAGATCGGCTGCGAGATCGTCGCCGAAGCAGTGGATGGTCAGGATGCCTGCGAGAAGTACGCTGCGAGCAAGCCCGATCTTGTGACTCTTGATCTGATCATGCCGAGGAAGGGCGGACTCGAAGCGCTGAAGGAGATTCGGGCGAGCGACCCGGCCGCCAAGGTTGTAATCATCTCGGCGATCGACCAGCGTCAGCCCCTGATGGAGGCGCTGAAGCACGGCGCTGCCGATTATGTTGTAAAGCCATTTGAAAAAGATCGCGTGCAGGAAGCAATTTCGCGCGTGATCGCCGGCTGA
- a CDS encoding chemotaxis protein CheD produces MRVESVVHSIGIAGLKVVAAPETVRTVLGSCVGIAVYDPVARVGGMAHVLLPSSLLGHGDRGKFADTAVDWLLDEAVSFGCDKRRLVAKISGGASMFGSQVDNGIGEKNIRAVKERLSRHSIRLAAEAVGGTRGRKMLLDPATGRVEVQIIGSEPEII; encoded by the coding sequence TTGAGGGTCGAGAGCGTGGTCCATTCCATCGGTATCGCAGGATTGAAGGTCGTCGCCGCGCCGGAAACAGTCCGAACGGTTCTCGGCTCCTGCGTCGGGATTGCGGTTTATGATCCCGTTGCCAGAGTCGGCGGCATGGCACATGTGCTGCTGCCTTCTTCGCTTCTCGGGCATGGCGATCGGGGCAAATTTGCAGATACGGCCGTTGATTGGCTGCTCGACGAAGCCGTCAGCTTCGGATGTGACAAACGCCGGCTCGTTGCGAAGATCAGCGGTGGGGCATCTATGTTCGGAAGCCAGGTCGACAACGGCATCGGCGAAAAAAATATCCGCGCGGTCAAGGAACGGCTCTCGCGGCATTCCATTCGGCTGGCGGCGGAAGCGGTCGGCGGGACGAGAGGACGGAAGATGCTACTGGATCCGGCAACCGGCCGGGTTGAGGTGCAGATCATCGGTTCGGAGCCTGAGATCATCTGA
- a CDS encoding chemotaxis protein CheC, translating into MPVALESKQAEIADALRTVAINSAYNASRALSKWFKRGVRLTSDGFATMPIADVAGCAGSPDAAVVAAHLRLEGDLTGDVLLVFPEMAALRLVDLMIGASEGTSKAIGELEASCIQETGNIVGSSFTNCIANWLRIGCIPAAPTVVHDLACAVIEPLLIGQATNGDEALVSTTEFELDGRQMEWYFLFLPSAESMKIMRSRSSEEELRKNALHTIAINGAFDASRAMSKWLHRGVKLTTEGFERIPLSRIYDPDRASDSVVALHLELSSQLHGHSLMVMSRTTASELVDILMHQPPGTTCTLDEMGRSCLQETGNIISSSFINSWAKWLEISSEPQPPQIYEDMLGPIMQSVIVEQAQVSDEVFLARTSFTVDGRWLDWEFYLLPTPSSLRLIEMSLS; encoded by the coding sequence ATGCCGGTTGCGCTTGAATCGAAACAAGCCGAAATCGCTGACGCCCTGCGAACCGTCGCAATCAACAGCGCATACAACGCATCGCGAGCCCTGTCGAAGTGGTTCAAACGCGGCGTCCGCCTGACTTCAGACGGCTTCGCGACGATGCCGATCGCCGATGTCGCCGGCTGCGCCGGTTCGCCCGATGCAGCGGTCGTGGCTGCGCATCTGCGCCTTGAGGGTGATTTGACGGGCGATGTCTTGCTGGTGTTTCCAGAGATGGCAGCACTTCGGCTTGTCGATTTAATGATCGGCGCCTCCGAGGGAACGTCAAAAGCCATCGGCGAGCTTGAGGCATCCTGCATCCAGGAAACCGGTAACATCGTCGGAAGCTCGTTTACCAATTGCATTGCGAACTGGCTGCGTATCGGCTGCATTCCAGCCGCGCCCACCGTCGTCCACGATCTGGCATGCGCGGTAATTGAACCACTTCTGATCGGCCAGGCCACAAACGGTGATGAAGCGCTCGTATCCACAACCGAGTTTGAGCTGGACGGACGTCAGATGGAGTGGTACTTTCTGTTCCTTCCATCGGCGGAGTCGATGAAGATCATGCGGAGTCGCTCCTCGGAAGAGGAACTTCGCAAGAATGCGCTCCACACGATCGCAATCAACGGAGCGTTCGACGCGTCGCGGGCCATGTCAAAGTGGCTGCACCGCGGAGTCAAGCTGACGACTGAAGGTTTTGAACGCATCCCGCTGAGCCGGATATATGATCCGGATCGAGCCTCCGATAGCGTGGTCGCGCTGCATCTTGAGCTATCGAGCCAATTGCACGGTCACTCGCTCATGGTGATGTCCCGCACCACAGCCTCCGAACTCGTCGATATTCTGATGCATCAGCCGCCGGGGACGACGTGCACGCTGGATGAGATGGGACGTTCCTGCCTTCAGGAAACCGGCAATATCATCAGCAGTTCGTTCATTAATAGCTGGGCCAAATGGCTGGAGATTTCGAGCGAGCCGCAGCCACCACAGATCTATGAGGACATGCTGGGTCCGATCATGCAGTCCGTTATTGTCGAACAGGCACAGGTCAGCGACGAGGTTTTCTTGGCCCGGACGTCCTTCACAGTGGATGGTCGGTGGCTGGACTGGGAGTTCTATCTGCTGCCGACGCCGTCATCGCTTCGATTGATTGAAATGTCATTAAGTTGA
- a CDS encoding chemotaxis protein CheA, translated as MSDYVPEISDELMAGFLDEAPEYLEMLDAGLLEFEEKTKTSHISMSEPSDQARMNEMFRAAHSLKGLAAAMGFDKIRELTHRMETLFDHVRMAKRELDSVTIETLFGVFDTLKALIKELSDSGSVPVAIEVSLSRLDAILNSPVDSKPRIASDALVDPEPQSASTSAARIGTVESAGKRAAPTRSTPVMASTPAALPTEAISAGSMVFENSELAQLFIETTLETLDELNERLLTLETSSGDLDAINDVFRCAHNIKGAAGAAGCMALYHLTHDMESVLDQVRKGALILDEPLMQAVFGAVDRVRADILLMKQDCFSELTVDGTVGVFDRWLERSCEPDATCAEIQMCDQLPTAESASAAGDDIVTPSGDVDRACSPEIVEPTVGEIQDDATGDEFTAVVTVVFPSDFVESEIQSYLIHNKLREVGDVLATSPDVESLDGTQTLDRITFTVRTSMPSQELKRCIEAYHAQSVTVVREGEVQSQGAQSCQESADNQKSAVPQAETKSTAPVSAASPDLVNSNRPVARATGATARATGAGEDSSAKPPTETGGVKTPAKVGETIRVDLERLDQLMNLGGELVINRARLSQIHGRLDPIFQGQNLNYLIDDIGDRLGQLEAGLGQAKATPRDARTLDEIREGLLHVSLDFDQVRSAIQRMHEGRTAMNDFSEALHALTRVSDGMQKRIMETRMVSVGPLFQRFKRVVRDIAKSTGKNVELVIRGESTELDKRMIDELGDPLTHMIRNSVDHGIELPADRISAGKPEVATVTLDAYHRGRHICIEIKDDGRGINVDRIRRKVLERGLATASDVERMPDKELIQYIFKPGFSTAEKVTDLSGRGMGMDIVLSKLDSINGTVEVDTVEGQGTIFTIKLPLTLAIVTALIARIGEFVYSIPLDSVAEIITVSRSSLQSIQRKRVVRVRDRVIPVALFEEVFSVGSNEMRTVARREPQITLVIIKSQGESIGLVVDELIGQEDVVIKSIAENFRNIAGVTGASIMGDGTVSLILDAASLMTMFVSKSGENPDREWSEDGSVVTRSAHMPALAAAGQPEAGVAPIVASSGSQSLSRKQELEHAGCA; from the coding sequence GTGAGCGACTACGTCCCCGAAATATCAGATGAGTTGATGGCCGGGTTTCTCGACGAAGCGCCGGAATACCTCGAGATGCTGGACGCGGGCCTCCTCGAATTCGAGGAGAAAACCAAGACCAGTCACATCTCAATGAGCGAGCCCTCGGATCAGGCGCGAATGAACGAAATGTTTCGTGCCGCCCACAGCCTCAAGGGACTGGCGGCAGCGATGGGCTTCGACAAGATTCGAGAGCTGACCCATCGAATGGAAACGCTCTTCGATCATGTTCGCATGGCCAAACGCGAACTGGATTCGGTTACGATTGAGACACTCTTCGGTGTATTCGACACGCTCAAGGCGCTCATCAAGGAACTCTCTGATTCCGGGTCGGTGCCGGTTGCGATTGAAGTTTCGCTCAGCCGTCTCGATGCAATCCTCAACTCTCCCGTCGATTCCAAGCCTCGTATCGCGTCCGATGCATTGGTCGATCCTGAGCCGCAGTCCGCCTCAACCTCCGCTGCCCGGATCGGGACTGTCGAGTCCGCGGGCAAGCGTGCCGCCCCGACGCGATCGACGCCTGTCATGGCATCGACCCCGGCCGCTCTGCCGACGGAAGCAATCAGCGCAGGAAGCATGGTCTTCGAAAATTCTGAATTGGCGCAGCTGTTCATCGAAACGACGCTTGAGACGCTCGATGAGTTGAACGAGCGCCTCTTGACACTTGAGACGTCGAGTGGAGATCTCGACGCGATCAACGACGTCTTTCGATGCGCTCACAACATCAAGGGCGCGGCCGGCGCTGCCGGTTGCATGGCGCTGTACCATCTGACTCATGATATGGAGTCGGTGCTGGACCAGGTTCGCAAGGGCGCCTTGATCCTGGACGAACCGCTGATGCAGGCGGTCTTCGGCGCGGTTGATCGAGTCCGCGCAGACATCCTGTTGATGAAGCAGGACTGTTTCTCGGAACTGACGGTCGATGGCACCGTGGGAGTATTTGATCGTTGGCTTGAACGGTCATGCGAGCCCGACGCGACGTGCGCTGAAATCCAGATGTGCGACCAGTTGCCAACGGCCGAGTCGGCGTCGGCAGCCGGCGACGACATCGTAACGCCGTCAGGAGATGTTGACAGAGCCTGCTCACCGGAAATCGTCGAGCCTACGGTAGGAGAAATCCAAGACGATGCGACTGGCGATGAGTTCACCGCCGTCGTCACCGTGGTGTTTCCAAGCGATTTTGTCGAGAGCGAGATTCAGTCGTACCTGATTCATAACAAGCTGCGAGAAGTCGGAGATGTGCTTGCGACCTCGCCTGATGTAGAGAGCCTTGACGGCACCCAGACTCTGGATCGCATCACGTTTACCGTCCGCACGTCCATGCCGTCTCAAGAGCTCAAGCGATGCATCGAAGCCTATCACGCTCAGTCCGTGACAGTCGTTCGCGAAGGTGAGGTTCAGTCGCAAGGTGCACAATCCTGTCAGGAATCGGCCGACAATCAGAAGAGTGCTGTTCCGCAGGCTGAGACGAAATCCACCGCGCCGGTCAGTGCGGCCTCGCCGGACCTGGTAAATTCGAACCGGCCCGTCGCCCGCGCAACCGGCGCGACGGCGAGGGCGACAGGCGCCGGTGAAGATTCGTCCGCGAAGCCGCCGACGGAAACAGGCGGCGTCAAGACGCCTGCCAAAGTGGGTGAGACGATTCGGGTAGACCTTGAGCGCCTGGATCAACTGATGAACCTGGGTGGGGAGCTTGTCATCAATCGCGCACGGCTCTCACAGATTCACGGGCGACTGGATCCAATCTTCCAGGGGCAGAATCTGAACTACCTCATCGATGACATCGGAGATCGACTCGGGCAGTTGGAGGCCGGTCTCGGACAGGCGAAGGCAACACCGCGCGACGCCCGCACGCTGGACGAAATTCGCGAGGGACTGCTTCACGTGTCACTCGATTTTGATCAGGTGCGAAGCGCGATTCAGCGAATGCACGAAGGCCGGACGGCCATGAACGACTTCTCGGAAGCGCTCCACGCCTTGACGCGCGTGTCCGACGGCATGCAGAAGCGCATCATGGAAACCCGGATGGTGTCGGTCGGTCCGCTCTTTCAACGGTTTAAGCGAGTCGTTCGCGACATCGCAAAGTCGACCGGAAAGAACGTCGAACTCGTGATTCGCGGTGAATCCACCGAACTCGACAAGCGAATGATCGATGAACTGGGCGATCCGCTGACCCACATGATTCGAAACAGCGTCGATCACGGCATCGAACTGCCGGCAGACCGAATCAGCGCCGGCAAGCCCGAGGTCGCCACGGTGACGCTCGATGCCTACCATCGCGGTCGGCACATCTGCATTGAGATCAAGGACGACGGTCGCGGGATCAATGTTGATCGGATACGGCGCAAGGTTCTTGAACGCGGCCTGGCGACCGCATCTGACGTTGAGCGAATGCCGGACAAGGAACTCATACAGTATATTTTCAAGCCGGGCTTCTCGACCGCGGAGAAGGTCACCGATCTGAGCGGCCGTGGCATGGGCATGGACATCGTGCTCAGCAAGCTGGACTCAATCAACGGTACCGTCGAGGTCGACACGGTCGAAGGTCAGGGCACCATATTCACCATCAAGCTGCCGCTGACGCTGGCCATCGTGACGGCATTGATCGCGCGGATCGGCGAGTTCGTTTATTCAATTCCGCTCGATTCCGTGGCCGAGATCATTACCGTGTCGAGATCGTCGCTTCAGTCGATCCAGCGAAAGCGCGTGGTGCGTGTACGCGATCGTGTGATCCCGGTTGCGCTGTTCGAAGAAGTATTCAGCGTCGGCTCGAACGAAATGCGGACAGTCGCCCGTCGTGAGCCGCAGATCACGCTTGTCATCATCAAGTCGCAGGGCGAATCCATCGGCCTTGTCGTGGACGAATTAATCGGTCAGGAAGACGTGGTGATCAAGAGCATCGCCGAAAACTTCCGAAACATCGCGGGTGTCACGGGCGCATCGATCATGGGCGATGGCACGGTCTCACTGATTCTCGATGCAGCCTCGCTGATGACGATGTTTGTCTCCAAGTCCGGCGAAAATCCGGATCGAGAGTGGAGCGAGGACGGGTCGGTCGTGACGCGAAGTGCCCACATGCCGGCTTTAGCGGCGGCAGGACAACCGGAAGCGGGCGTCGCTCCGATCGTTGCCTCGTCCGGGTCCCAATCTCTAAGTCGGAAACAGGAGCTCGAACATGCCGGTTGCGCTTGA
- a CDS encoding protein-glutamate O-methyltransferase CheR, translating to MKLTEEEFKRFAKVIYGHTGIHLEESKLSLLSNRLRKRLRALNLESFDDYFRLIQSRKGFEQEEAHFLSAVTTNETYFFRNDALWRSMKDELIPSFVRQKSEGERSIRVWSAASSTGAEAYTTAIMFRENLPDFDSWRISIIGSDISKNVLDQAREGLYTDYAVSRTTPDRVKRWFDRTSGGYQVRDELKSLVKFQFHNLRDRFPGARFDLVFLRNVLMYFDLEMKKTVLRNVIDAVAPGGYLIIGDVDPIRTIPELNQYMTLDYLRPGTYWRPAAGQSGAQTRMNLVNA from the coding sequence GTGAAGTTGACAGAAGAAGAATTCAAGCGGTTCGCGAAAGTGATCTATGGTCACACCGGAATCCATCTTGAAGAGAGCAAGCTCAGTCTGTTGAGCAATCGTCTCCGGAAGCGCCTTCGAGCGCTGAACCTGGAGTCCTTCGACGACTACTTCCGACTGATTCAGTCGCGCAAGGGTTTCGAACAGGAGGAGGCCCACTTCCTCTCCGCGGTCACGACAAACGAAACCTACTTCTTTCGCAATGATGCGCTGTGGCGAAGCATGAAGGATGAATTGATCCCGTCCTTCGTCCGGCAAAAATCGGAGGGAGAGCGTTCCATTCGAGTATGGAGCGCGGCCAGCAGCACCGGGGCCGAAGCGTACACGACCGCGATCATGTTTCGCGAAAATCTGCCGGATTTCGATTCATGGCGAATCAGCATCATCGGCAGCGATATCAGCAAAAACGTGCTCGATCAGGCGCGGGAAGGTCTGTACACCGACTACGCGGTTTCGCGCACGACACCGGACCGGGTGAAAAGGTGGTTTGATCGAACATCCGGCGGATATCAGGTGCGCGACGAGCTCAAGAGCCTCGTCAAATTTCAGTTTCACAACCTGCGAGATCGTTTTCCCGGCGCCAGGTTCGATCTTGTCTTCCTGCGCAACGTGCTGATGTACTTCGATCTTGAAATGAAGAAAACCGTGCTTCGCAATGTAATCGACGCGGTGGCCCCTGGAGGCTACCTGATCATTGGTGACGTCGATCCCATACGGACCATTCCGGAACTCAACCAATACATGACGCTGGATTACCTGCGGCCCGGCACCTATTGGCGACCGGCCGCCGGCCAGTCCGGCGCACAAACGAGAATGAATCTGGTGAACGCGTGA
- a CDS encoding PAS domain-containing protein: MASDKSKTTGGIKNRFSGFVTGCGDMSTAFTRIQAVVDGLGANVLVADADRKLIYMNERSESSFRSIEETFEKELGLSVTEIIGASLDRLHGDRAREYQKQLSNPRGFPVKTDVKLGATTLSLETNVFRDESGEVAGYVVTWEDATEDFGLKEKFNDYSSQMKALDLTQAIIEFELDGTIITANENFLKTLGYSLDEIKGKHHRMFVEPTYAGSAEYAEFWPTLARGKYFSGDFKRLGKGGKVVWIQASYNPIFDQNGKVCKVVKYAMDVTSKKLSEFEAQKMAAMITNAPINIMLADKDLTITYVNPATVKALEPIKHLLPIPIDKIVGANVDVFHKNPAHQRNILSNPKAFPHRAVISLGEQKLDLLVSAIYNANGDYLGPMVTWENITAKLAMEAEQKRLTEENERNAMELRAKVDELLTSVQSAAAGDLTTEITVSGEDPVGQLGEGLQRMISSLRDIIVQIAESAEQFTEGARVVAEGSTSLSDGAQTQSANVEQMSASIQALNKMIQTVADNAKNANDVAKQTSTRAEDGGAAVQKNIEAMKLIDKSAEQIAEIIGVISEIAAQTNLLALNAAIEAARAGEHGLGFAVVADEVRKLAERSSQAAKEITTLIKESTQRVKEGASLSEQTGEALKKIIEGVAETANGIAQIANATGEQASTANEVKVAIENVASVTENNASAAEEMAGSSEELSGQALQLKELVGAFNVGSTTGSKKPAPGPSTNSSKVKGVRQPAPAGAR; the protein is encoded by the coding sequence ATGGCATCTGATAAGAGCAAGACAACGGGCGGGATCAAGAATCGGTTTTCAGGTTTCGTGACGGGATGCGGCGACATGTCGACCGCCTTCACGCGCATTCAAGCGGTGGTGGACGGCCTCGGCGCCAATGTGCTCGTGGCCGACGCCGATCGAAAGCTGATCTACATGAACGAGCGGTCGGAATCCTCGTTCCGCAGCATCGAAGAAACCTTCGAGAAGGAACTCGGTTTGTCTGTGACCGAGATCATCGGCGCCTCACTCGATCGCCTGCACGGCGACCGAGCCAGAGAATACCAGAAGCAGCTCTCGAATCCCCGCGGTTTTCCCGTCAAGACCGACGTCAAGCTGGGCGCCACCACGCTATCGCTCGAGACCAACGTGTTCCGCGATGAATCCGGCGAGGTTGCCGGCTACGTCGTGACCTGGGAAGACGCCACGGAGGATTTCGGACTCAAGGAGAAGTTCAACGATTACTCGAGTCAGATGAAAGCCCTGGATCTGACGCAGGCCATCATCGAATTCGAACTCGATGGCACAATTATTACCGCCAATGAGAATTTCCTGAAGACGCTCGGATACTCGCTGGACGAGATCAAGGGCAAGCACCACCGGATGTTCGTTGAGCCGACTTATGCCGGCAGCGCGGAGTATGCCGAGTTCTGGCCGACGCTTGCTCGTGGCAAGTATTTCTCAGGCGATTTCAAGCGCCTCGGCAAGGGCGGCAAGGTCGTATGGATCCAGGCATCCTACAACCCCATCTTCGACCAGAACGGCAAGGTCTGCAAAGTCGTGAAGTATGCGATGGACGTGACCTCCAAGAAGCTGTCGGAATTCGAGGCCCAGAAGATGGCCGCGATGATTACCAACGCGCCGATTAATATCATGCTGGCCGACAAGGATCTCACCATCACCTATGTTAATCCGGCGACGGTCAAGGCGCTCGAGCCGATCAAGCACCTGCTGCCGATTCCGATTGACAAGATCGTCGGAGCGAACGTCGACGTCTTCCACAAGAATCCCGCGCATCAGCGAAACATCCTGTCCAATCCCAAGGCTTTCCCTCATCGCGCAGTAATTTCTCTCGGCGAACAGAAACTCGATCTGCTTGTGAGCGCGATTTACAACGCAAACGGCGATTACCTTGGCCCCATGGTCACATGGGAGAACATCACAGCCAAATTGGCAATGGAAGCCGAGCAGAAGCGCCTGACTGAGGAGAACGAACGAAATGCCATGGAACTGCGGGCGAAAGTCGACGAACTCCTCACCAGCGTTCAGTCGGCGGCTGCCGGCGATCTGACCACCGAGATCACCGTCTCCGGCGAGGATCCGGTCGGCCAGCTCGGTGAAGGCCTGCAGCGCATGATCAGCTCACTGCGCGACATCATCGTTCAGATCGCCGAATCAGCGGAGCAATTCACGGAAGGCGCTCGTGTCGTGGCCGAAGGCTCGACCTCGTTGTCCGATGGAGCGCAGACCCAGTCGGCGAATGTTGAGCAGATGTCAGCATCGATCCAGGCGCTGAACAAGATGATCCAGACCGTCGCCGATAACGCGAAAAACGCCAACGACGTCGCAAAGCAGACGAGCACGCGTGCGGAAGACGGGGGCGCGGCGGTTCAGAAAAACATCGAGGCCATGAAGCTGATCGACAAGTCCGCCGAGCAGATTGCAGAGATCATCGGTGTCATCAGCGAGATTGCCGCACAGACCAACCTCCTTGCTCTCAACGCGGCAATCGAAGCTGCCCGCGCCGGCGAGCATGGCCTGGGTTTTGCGGTCGTTGCCGATGAAGTGCGAAAGCTGGCGGAACGGTCGAGTCAGGCCGCAAAGGAAATCACGACACTCATCAAGGAATCGACTCAGCGCGTGAAAGAGGGCGCGTCGCTCAGCGAACAGACCGGCGAGGCGCTCAAGAAGATCATTGAAGGTGTCGCCGAGACAGCCAACGGCATCGCTCAGATTGCCAATGCCACGGGCGAGCAAGCGTCGACCGCCAACGAAGTGAAGGTTGCCATTGAGAACGTTGCGTCGGTGACAGAAAACAATGCGTCCGCCGCCGAGGAAATGGCGGGCTCGTCCGAGGAATTGTCCGGACAGGCCCTGCAATTGAAGGAACTGGTTGGCGCATTCAATGTCGGTTCGACGACCGGTTCGAAAAAGCCCGCGCCGGGTCCGTCCACCAACTCTTCCAAGGTCAAGGGCGTTCGTCAGCCCGCGCCGGCCGGCGCGCGGTAA